CTGAACAGCTGGCTCTATGCCAGCTGCTCAAGAATATGGTCGGCAGCTATATCGAAGCGTTCGATGAAGAGCCGTTGCCGGTCGCGGTCGCCGACCGTGCCCATCATCGCCTGGTTGAGTTGCTGGCAAGCCTGAATGTTGAAGCCAATGCGGAACGCCGTCTGGCGGACCTCAATCATGTCGCAGTGTGCCGGCTGTGGTAGGCGGCCGCGTCCGACCGCGGCGCTACTGAGACGCAGCTTTCGCAAAGCTTCGGAGCTTGCGCGCGTGCAGGCGCGCCTTGATCGCTCCCCGCCACGATCGTTCATTGCGAGTGCATGACACTGCGCGGGTCCGTGGCGCGATTGGCGGCGACGTAGTCGATCTCGCCGCGCGTCGTGCCGATGTCCTGCAGCTCCCGTTCGCTCAGGTCACACAGACGCGCCCGCAACGTCCGGCGCTCGTACCGTTCCAGAAGTCCATCCCACCAACGTCGCAACCAGCCGAGGGTGGGTTGCGTCGCCACGATGGCCTGCGTCGATCTGACCAGGACGTAGATCGTATCCATCGGAGAATCTCCGGGTAACGCTTTCCACCCGATCTGAGAGTACGAAACCCGGGAAATCGCGCTTAACGAGCGGCTTACATTTTCCTTACGTGTGGCTTACCTTTAAGTCCGCTTGTTCTGGGCGCGCACCGGCGGGTCCGAGGATTTGGCAAATTGCGCTATCTCTTCGAGGAATATGCATTGGACGTCGGCCTGCGCGAGCTGCGCCGCGGGCAGGAGGTTGTCCCTGTCGCACCTCAGGTTTTTGACCTGATCGAATACCTGGTCCGGGAGCGAGACCGGGTCGTCAGCAAGGACGAGCTGATCCAGGTCATCTGGAACGGCCGCATCGTCTCCGATGCCGC
This genomic interval from Bradyrhizobium sp. NP1 contains the following:
- a CDS encoding DUF1127 domain-containing protein, with translation MDTIYVLVRSTQAIVATQPTLGWLRRWWDGLLERYERRTLRARLCDLSERELQDIGTTRGEIDYVAANRATDPRSVMHSQ